The following are from one region of the Arcobacter defluvii genome:
- a CDS encoding AMP-binding protein, with protein MSINCIRTLIEDANISHPQKVALIYGNEKLTYSELFTKVNQIALYLSELDLPKGSRIGIYSNKDINQVIAILAILSTNYVLVPLTKLLKPEQIEYIIEDCDIKCIITDKIKIESIEEIKFDGKIISYETTNKDLASFEEIYKYYKKPYICDVSGHDNAVITYSFGLNGKPKGIVISHRNLIDSARVVSQYLKLKEDDVISGLLLFNLDYGLNQIFCSLYKRATLALHRFVLPTDFFNHIINDKVSVISLMPINITEMFDEDEFRLPNPSLLENVRIIASSGGNVTSKMIKDIEKYFINAEFYLMHGLTEAFRSTYLDPSQLKIRPDSIGKAIPDVELYVIDENGNECKPRVTGELIHRGGYIYKGYWNAPKETAERFKSIQILKNVINLEGQLTDEIVVKTGDFVYKDEEGYLYFVSRLDDMIKTRGYRVNPYEIESVVKKELKDIEKCAVFSIENDEIEEEIVLVYSAKNELSSSEILFELKKHLASYMIPSKIIYKKSLPLVPSDKNKINKEELKKELISK; from the coding sequence ATGTCAATAAATTGTATTAGAACTTTAATCGAAGATGCAAATATTTCTCATCCACAAAAAGTTGCTTTAATATATGGAAATGAAAAATTAACTTATAGTGAACTTTTCACTAAAGTTAATCAAATAGCCCTTTATTTATCAGAATTAGACTTACCAAAAGGTAGTAGAATTGGTATTTATTCAAATAAAGATATAAATCAAGTTATAGCAATACTTGCAATTTTATCAACAAACTATGTTTTAGTTCCATTAACAAAACTTTTAAAACCAGAACAAATAGAATATATCATTGAAGATTGTGATATTAAATGTATTATTACTGATAAAATAAAAATTGAGTCTATTGAAGAGATAAAATTTGATGGAAAAATCATCTCTTATGAAACAACAAATAAAGATTTAGCTTCTTTTGAAGAGATTTATAAATATTATAAAAAGCCTTATATTTGTGATGTAAGTGGACATGATAATGCTGTTATTACTTATTCATTTGGTTTAAATGGTAAACCAAAAGGAATAGTGATTTCACATAGAAATTTAATCGATAGTGCAAGAGTTGTTTCACAATATCTAAAACTAAAAGAAGATGATGTTATTTCTGGATTATTACTTTTTAATCTTGATTATGGATTAAATCAAATCTTTTGTTCTTTATATAAAAGAGCAACTTTAGCTTTACATAGATTTGTTTTACCAACAGATTTTTTTAATCATATAATCAATGATAAAGTAAGTGTAATTTCACTAATGCCTATAAATATAACTGAAATGTTTGATGAAGATGAATTTAGACTTCCAAATCCATCTTTACTTGAAAATGTAAGAATTATTGCATCTTCTGGTGGAAATGTAACTTCTAAAATGATTAAAGATATTGAAAAATATTTTATTAATGCAGAATTTTATTTAATGCATGGATTAACAGAAGCATTTAGATCAACTTATTTAGATCCAAGTCAATTAAAAATAAGACCTGATTCTATTGGAAAAGCTATTCCTGATGTTGAATTATATGTAATTGATGAAAATGGAAATGAATGTAAACCAAGAGTTACAGGTGAATTAATTCACAGAGGTGGATACATCTACAAAGGTTATTGGAATGCACCAAAAGAGACTGCTGAAAGATTTAAATCAATTCAAATACTTAAAAATGTAATAAATCTTGAAGGACAATTAACAGATGAAATTGTTGTAAAAACCGGAGATTTTGTTTATAAAGATGAAGAAGGTTACTTATATTTTGTTTCAAGACTTGATGATATGATTAAAACAAGAGGTTATAGAGTTAATCCTTATGAAATTGAATCAGTTGTAAAAAAAGAATTAAAAGATATTGAAAAATGTGCAGTATTTTCAATAGAAAATGATGAGATAGAAGAAGAGATTGTTTTAGTTTATAGTGCAAAAAATGAATTAAGTAGTAGTGAAATTTTATTTGAACTAAAAAAACATTTAGCCTCATATATGATTCCATCTAAAATAATCTACAAAAAATCTTTACCCCTTGTTCCTTCTGATAAAAATAAAATCAATAAAGAAGAACTAAAAAAAGAACTTA
- a CDS encoding glutamate mutase L — protein sequence MSQNKLLIDVGSTYFKVCANNDINQYFRDFNKDIFDDLTSKCGDIISKFKKDEVFICSSANGGLTTLIIGVTNSFSLKFATNIAYNSGINIINTVLYQDIDTTSIPSDLIDVVIIVGGIDSISNVFDEKLFNFLDNLNYSNVVFAGTTQDEKYLKEKIKNLVVVDNIINNKLHVVEEPLKEYLTNLYQADIMGKEDIKHLYELTSNQIYSTPYIVNKTLPLIDTKFAVVNPFILIDIGGATTDIHYSKDLSMDNMVTENEYDRLVFKKLGVYKSKESLIFAAKNNEFVYELLEHLKVTENIFNEDSSKALKVLMQLAIFLVLYKVSDAHPLYIKLKLNLLKSIVLTGGITKVLSFEEATDIISFFYKKILNSDIHPAIIMDYNYDIWTLGITQQ from the coding sequence ATGAGCCAAAACAAATTATTAATAGATGTTGGAAGTACATACTTTAAAGTTTGTGCAAATAACGATATAAATCAATATTTTAGAGATTTTAATAAAGATATATTTGATGATTTAACTAGCAAATGTGGTGATATTATCTCTAAATTTAAAAAGGATGAAGTATTTATTTGTTCATCTGCTAATGGTGGATTAACTACGTTAATTATTGGTGTTACAAACTCTTTTTCACTTAAATTTGCTACAAATATTGCATATAACTCTGGAATAAATATTATTAATACAGTTTTATATCAAGATATAGATACAACTTCAATCCCAAGTGATTTAATTGATGTTGTTATTATTGTTGGAGGAATTGATTCTATTTCAAATGTATTTGATGAAAAACTGTTTAATTTCTTAGATAATTTAAATTATTCTAATGTAGTTTTTGCAGGAACAACACAAGATGAAAAATATTTAAAAGAAAAAATCAAAAATTTAGTAGTTGTTGATAATATCATAAATAATAAACTTCATGTTGTTGAAGAGCCATTAAAAGAGTATTTAACAAACCTTTATCAAGCAGATATTATGGGGAAAGAGGATATAAAACACCTTTATGAATTAACTTCAAATCAAATATATTCAACACCTTACATCGTAAATAAAACATTACCACTTATTGATACAAAATTTGCAGTTGTAAATCCATTTATTTTAATTGATATTGGTGGAGCAACAACAGATATTCACTACTCAAAAGATTTATCAATGGATAATATGGTTACTGAAAATGAGTATGATAGACTTGTATTTAAAAAACTTGGAGTTTATAAATCAAAAGAATCACTAATTTTTGCAGCAAAAAACAACGAGTTTGTTTATGAATTACTTGAACACTTAAAAGTTACAGAAAATATTTTCAATGAAGATTCTTCTAAAGCTTTAAAAGTTTTAATGCAACTAGCAATTTTCTTAGTTTTATATAAAGTAAGTGATGCTCATCCTTTATATATAAAATTAAAGTTAAATTTACTAAAATCAATTGTATTAACTGGTGGTATCACAAAAGTTTTAAGTTTTGAAGAAGCAACAGATATTATCTCTTTCTTCTATAAAAAGATTTTAAATTCAGATATTCATCCAGCAATTATCATGGATTATAACTATGATATTTGGACTTTAGGTATTACACAACAATAA
- a CDS encoding methylaspartate mutase — MSLLQEERNILVQNKYADNFDFAEIEEFIKNASKNLFISHHFKNANKMLVQPRGGFPTYKKMFSLYEYFVGANVDVLPCTIDSNTRLNDYATSAKMLKLSEENEVDMLNGYPLVNHGYRTTRKMMTHFDKPISLRHGTPDARLLIETALASGIFEIEGGPITYLLPYSKNFPLDKAFMYWKYVEKICANYSKLNEPINRESFGPLTATLVPPCITIVIQLCEMLLSLEEGVKSFSVSFSQSGSMIQDIVTANVLRKMAKYYAEQIGCADARINLVYHQWMGAFPSNKDYSESLINTSTVIAMMVKADKIITKTRDESFGIPTRESNAKTVANTQYTLGMLHGIPTITDEMEEEILTEEVRSIMEAVFNDKADTLWRKVFNCIKAGIIDVPYSPHIINHNEVVTVRDKNKNIRIIQRGKLPISDRCFEYEKSKCDLNKDASSIVNDIIHDIGIMQ; from the coding sequence TTGAGTTTACTGCAAGAAGAAAGAAATATATTAGTTCAAAATAAATATGCAGATAATTTTGATTTTGCAGAAATTGAAGAGTTTATAAAAAATGCTTCAAAAAACTTATTTATTTCTCATCACTTTAAAAATGCTAATAAAATGCTAGTGCAACCTCGCGGTGGTTTCCCAACTTATAAAAAAATGTTCTCTTTATATGAATATTTTGTTGGTGCAAATGTAGATGTATTACCATGTACAATTGATTCAAATACAAGATTAAACGACTATGCAACAAGTGCTAAGATGTTAAAACTTTCAGAAGAAAATGAAGTTGATATGTTAAATGGTTATCCACTTGTTAATCATGGATATAGAACAACTAGAAAAATGATGACTCATTTTGATAAACCAATTTCTTTAAGACACGGAACTCCTGATGCTAGACTTTTAATAGAAACTGCTTTAGCTTCTGGTATTTTTGAAATTGAAGGTGGTCCAATTACTTACCTTTTACCATATTCAAAAAACTTTCCACTTGATAAAGCATTTATGTATTGGAAATATGTTGAAAAAATCTGTGCTAACTACTCAAAACTAAATGAACCAATCAACAGAGAATCATTTGGACCTTTAACAGCAACATTAGTTCCACCTTGTATTACTATTGTTATTCAACTTTGCGAAATGCTCTTATCACTGGAAGAAGGTGTTAAATCTTTCTCGGTATCATTTTCTCAAAGTGGTTCTATGATTCAAGATATTGTAACAGCAAATGTATTAAGAAAAATGGCAAAATATTATGCAGAACAAATTGGATGTGCAGATGCTAGAATAAATCTAGTATATCACCAATGGATGGGTGCTTTCCCTTCAAATAAAGATTATAGTGAATCATTAATCAATACTTCAACAGTAATTGCGATGATGGTAAAAGCTGATAAAATTATTACAAAAACAAGAGATGAATCTTTTGGTATTCCAACTCGAGAATCAAATGCAAAAACAGTTGCAAATACTCAATATACTTTAGGAATGTTACATGGAATTCCAACAATCACAGATGAAATGGAAGAAGAAATCCTAACAGAAGAAGTAAGAAGTATTATGGAAGCTGTATTCAATGATAAAGCTGACACTTTATGGAGAAAAGTATTTAACTGTATAAAAGCTGGAATTATAGACGTTCCTTATTCTCCACATATTATAAATCATAATGAAGTTGTAACTGTAAGAGATAAAAACAAAAATATTAGAATTATTCAAAGAGGAAAACTTCCAATTTCAGATAGATGTTTTGAATATGAAAAATCAAAATGTGATTTAAATAAAGATGCCTCTTCAATCGTAAATGATATTATCCATGATATAGGAATTATGCAATGA
- the glmS gene encoding methylaspartate mutase subunit S, producing MKVVIGVVGNDIHVVANRLIDISLQARGFEVFNLGVNTYLEEFIDAVIETNADVLLISSLNGEAEGWCRDLPVLKSKYKNLKDVVFMLGGNLAVGEGDASVIVPKFKNYGFDLVFHQVDLNTGLNELEKYLKERN from the coding sequence ATGAAAGTAGTTATCGGAGTAGTAGGTAATGATATTCACGTAGTCGCAAATCGACTAATTGATATATCACTACAAGCAAGAGGTTTTGAGGTTTTTAATCTTGGTGTTAATACATACCTTGAAGAGTTTATAGATGCAGTTATTGAAACAAATGCCGATGTGTTATTAATCTCTTCCCTAAATGGTGAAGCTGAGGGTTGGTGTAGAGATCTTCCTGTTTTAAAATCAAAATATAAAAATTTAAAAGATGTAGTATTTATGCTTGGTGGAAATTTAGCAGTTGGTGAAGGTGATGCTAGTGTTATTGTTCCAAAATTCAAAAACTATGGTTTTGACTTAGTTTTTCATCAAGTTGATTTAAATACTGGACTTAATGAATTAGAAAAATATTTAAAGGAGAGAAATTGA
- a CDS encoding malate dehydrogenase, whose translation MNNKTVGIVGVGNVGATLAFILATKNICSTLLLKDVRENIVQAMALDISQATNAAKSKTITKPCLKDEEFKNCDVIVITAGIARRPGMTRDDLLITNAKIMTSVMNSITKYNPNAIVIIVSNPLDAMVYAALKASNWNRNKIIGMAGILDSARMSYFIFEKLGYGQGQIEASVMGGHGDSMVPLADFSTVAGVKLNTLLSEEDIEDIINKTKNGGAQIVKLLETGSAYYAPAYSTSLMIEAILEDKKKIYPCAVMLEGEYGYNNIVSGVPIMLGINGAEKIIELDLKDEQKIQFSKSVSSVQELVDTLEKKFFEEKKAF comes from the coding sequence TTGAATAATAAAACTGTTGGAATCGTAGGAGTTGGAAATGTTGGAGCAACACTAGCTTTTATTCTTGCCACAAAAAACATCTGCTCAACTTTACTTTTAAAAGATGTAAGAGAAAATATAGTTCAAGCTATGGCACTTGACATCTCACAAGCTACAAATGCAGCAAAAAGTAAAACTATTACAAAGCCCTGTCTAAAGGATGAAGAATTTAAAAATTGTGATGTAATAGTTATTACAGCAGGGATTGCTAGACGTCCAGGAATGACAAGAGATGACTTATTAATAACAAATGCAAAAATTATGACTTCTGTTATGAATAGCATAACAAAATACAATCCAAATGCTATTGTAATAATAGTTTCAAATCCTCTTGATGCTATGGTTTATGCGGCACTTAAAGCATCAAATTGGAATAGAAACAAGATTATTGGAATGGCAGGAATTTTAGATAGTGCAAGAATGAGTTATTTTATATTTGAAAAATTAGGTTATGGACAAGGACAAATTGAAGCTTCAGTTATGGGGGGACATGGTGATTCTATGGTTCCACTCGCTGATTTTTCAACAGTTGCTGGTGTAAAACTCAATACTCTTCTTTCAGAAGAAGATATAGAAGATATTATAAATAAAACAAAAAATGGTGGGGCTCAAATTGTAAAATTACTTGAAACTGGTTCTGCTTATTATGCTCCTGCTTATTCAACATCATTAATGATTGAAGCAATTTTGGAAGATAAAAAGAAAATTTATCCTTGTGCTGTTATGCTTGAAGGAGAATATGGTTATAACAATATTGTTTCAGGCGTTCCAATTATGCTTGGTATTAATGGTGCAGAAAAAATAATTGAATTGGATTTAAAAGATGAACAAAAAATTCAATTTTCAAAATCTGTATCTTCAGTTCAAGAATTAGTTGATACTTTAGAAAAAAAGTTTTTTGAAGAAAAAAAAGCTTTTTAG
- a CDS encoding NADP-dependent isocitrate dehydrogenase: MSKIIYTKVDEAPALATYSFLPIIKAFTKSSGIEMVTKDISLAGRILANFPENLTPEQKISDDLAELGALTQDPEANIIKLPNISASIPQLKAAIAELQAKGYNIPNYDASEEITARYSKITGSAVNPVLREGNSDRRAPGAVKNYAKANPHRMGKWTKDSKTDVACMDSGDFYGSEVSKTFDEANDLKISFFDKNGAETVLKASTKVLAGEIIDATVMSAKALQDFYAKTIERAKQEDVLLSLHLKATMMKNSDPIMFGFAVKVYFKDLIAKYGALFDEMGVNFNNGLGDLYSKLETIDAAKKAEILADIDAIYAKQPRLAMVNSAKGITNLHVPSDVIIDASMPAMIKGGGKMWNASDKEEDTIAMIPDRAYAASFKAVIDDCKEHGALDVTTIGTVPNVGLMAQKAEEYGSHDKTFQAKANGQIKVIDKDGNAVFSFDVEDGDIFRMCQTKDAPIQDWIKLAVTRSRLSNTPAIFWLDKNRAHDAQMIKKVEKYLPTHDTTGLDITIMSPVDATKKSLERMRAGLDTISVTGNILRDYNTDLFPILELGTSAKMLSIVPLMQGGGLFETGAGGSAPKHVQQFQEEDYLRWDSLGEFMALAASFEHLSNTQNNPKAKVLADTLDRATGTFLINDKSPARKIGQIDNRGSHFYLAMYWAQELAAQNDDAALKAEFTPIAKAMTENEEKIVKELTQCQGKAVDMGGYYLPDDAKTSAAMRPSATLNAIIG, translated from the coding sequence ATGTCAAAAATCATTTACACAAAAGTTGATGAAGCTCCAGCTTTAGCAACATACTCTTTTTTACCAATTATCAAAGCTTTTACAAAAAGTTCTGGTATTGAAATGGTTACAAAAGATATTTCTTTAGCTGGAAGAATTTTAGCTAACTTCCCTGAGAACTTAACACCTGAACAAAAAATCAGTGATGATTTAGCAGAACTTGGAGCTTTAACACAAGATCCTGAAGCTAATATTATTAAATTACCAAATATTTCAGCTTCTATTCCTCAACTAAAAGCTGCAATTGCAGAATTACAAGCAAAAGGTTACAACATACCTAATTATGATGCTAGTGAAGAAATTACAGCTAGATACTCAAAAATTACAGGTTCTGCTGTTAATCCAGTATTAAGAGAAGGAAATTCTGACAGAAGAGCTCCTGGTGCAGTTAAAAATTACGCAAAAGCTAATCCTCACAGAATGGGTAAATGGACAAAAGATTCTAAAACTGATGTTGCTTGTATGGATTCAGGTGACTTTTATGGTTCAGAAGTATCAAAAACTTTTGATGAAGCAAATGATTTAAAAATCTCTTTCTTTGACAAAAATGGTGCTGAAACTGTATTAAAAGCTTCTACAAAAGTATTAGCAGGTGAAATTATTGATGCAACTGTTATGAGTGCTAAAGCATTACAAGATTTTTATGCAAAAACAATTGAAAGAGCTAAACAAGAAGATGTATTATTATCTTTACACTTAAAAGCTACAATGATGAAAAATTCAGATCCAATTATGTTTGGATTTGCTGTAAAAGTATATTTCAAAGATTTAATTGCTAAATATGGTGCATTATTTGATGAAATGGGTGTAAATTTCAATAATGGTTTAGGTGACTTATATTCAAAATTAGAAACTATTGATGCAGCTAAAAAAGCTGAAATTTTAGCTGATATTGATGCAATTTATGCAAAACAACCAAGACTTGCAATGGTAAACTCTGCAAAAGGAATTACAAACTTACATGTTCCTTCGGATGTTATTATTGATGCTTCTATGCCTGCTATGATTAAAGGTGGTGGAAAAATGTGGAATGCTTCTGATAAAGAAGAAGATACAATTGCTATGATTCCAGATAGAGCATATGCTGCAAGTTTTAAAGCTGTAATTGATGATTGTAAAGAACATGGAGCATTAGATGTTACAACTATTGGAACTGTTCCTAATGTTGGATTAATGGCTCAAAAAGCTGAAGAATATGGTTCACATGACAAAACTTTCCAAGCAAAAGCAAATGGTCAAATCAAAGTTATTGACAAAGATGGAAATGCTGTATTCTCATTTGATGTTGAAGACGGTGATATTTTCAGAATGTGCCAAACTAAAGATGCACCAATTCAAGATTGGATTAAATTAGCAGTTACAAGATCAAGACTATCTAATACACCTGCTATTTTCTGGTTAGACAAAAACAGAGCTCACGATGCTCAAATGATTAAAAAAGTTGAAAAATATTTACCAACTCACGATACTACTGGTTTAGATATTACTATTATGTCTCCTGTTGATGCTACTAAAAAATCTTTAGAAAGAATGAGAGCTGGACTTGATACTATTTCTGTAACTGGAAATATTTTAAGAGATTATAACACTGACTTATTCCCAATTTTAGAATTAGGAACATCTGCAAAAATGTTATCAATCGTTCCATTAATGCAAGGTGGAGGATTATTTGAAACTGGTGCAGGAGGAAGTGCACCTAAACATGTTCAACAATTCCAAGAAGAAGATTATTTAAGATGGGATTCTTTAGGTGAATTTATGGCACTTGCTGCTTCATTTGAACATTTATCTAATACTCAAAATAATCCAAAAGCAAAAGTTTTAGCTGATACTTTAGATAGAGCAACAGGAACTTTCTTAATCAATGATAAATCTCCTGCTAGAAAAATTGGACAAATTGATAATAGAGGAAGTCATTTCTATTTAGCTATGTACTGGGCTCAAGAATTAGCTGCTCAAAATGATGATGCAGCTTTAAAAGCTGAGTTTACTCCAATTGCAAAAGCAATGACTGAAAATGAAGAAAAAATTGTTAAAGAATTAACACAATGTCAAGGAAAAGCTGTTGATATGGGTGGATATTATCTTCCAGATGATGCAAAAACATCTGCTGCTATGAGACCATCTGCAACATTAAACGCAATTATCGGATAA
- the mltG gene encoding endolytic transglycosylase MltG, whose amino-acid sequence MPQYKDERSNNIIKKNSRSRSLILFNIIDFILICFVVVLFYVTMPVTSTKVLFIPKGSTANIISYLNKSGYEMNNLDALIIKSMGYVQSGWIDINQNKLTKMDFIYKLITSKAALKDITLIPGETSYVFLKKLANEFNLSEEKLTQLYNEYAFKADGNILADTYSLPLGMKEDYMIFYLFSQTNKKYEEFSKKIFGMYDKNKWFNYLILASVIQKEAATTNEMPIVASVIHNRLKKGMKLQMDGTLNYGKYSNEIVTADRIREDNTSYNTYKFVGLPKDPVCAVSLNAIKAAIFPVKSNYLYFVRENKTGLHKFASTFEEHQANIKANVGVEKTYTKVKDIETKIDEEAETIMKTDVTKQKPSSIKDLFNNIN is encoded by the coding sequence ATGCCCCAATACAAAGATGAAAGAAGTAATAATATAATTAAAAAAAACAGTAGAAGTAGAAGTTTAATACTCTTCAACATAATCGATTTTATCCTTATTTGTTTTGTTGTTGTTTTATTTTATGTAACAATGCCAGTAACTTCTACAAAAGTATTGTTTATTCCTAAAGGCAGTACGGCCAATATTATATCATACTTAAATAAAAGTGGATATGAGATGAATAATCTGGATGCTTTGATTATCAAATCAATGGGTTATGTTCAAAGTGGTTGGATAGATATAAATCAGAATAAATTAACTAAAATGGATTTTATTTATAAACTAATCACATCAAAAGCTGCTTTAAAAGATATTACATTAATTCCTGGTGAAACATCATATGTGTTTCTAAAAAAATTAGCAAATGAGTTTAATCTTTCAGAAGAAAAGCTAACTCAACTATACAATGAATATGCTTTTAAAGCTGATGGAAATATTTTAGCAGATACATATTCTTTACCTTTAGGAATGAAAGAAGATTATATGATTTTTTATCTGTTTTCTCAAACAAATAAAAAATATGAAGAATTTTCTAAAAAGATTTTTGGTATGTATGATAAAAATAAATGGTTTAACTATCTTATTTTAGCCTCTGTAATACAAAAAGAAGCTGCAACAACAAATGAGATGCCAATAGTTGCAAGTGTAATACATAATAGACTAAAAAAAGGAATGAAGCTCCAAATGGATGGAACTTTAAATTATGGAAAATATTCAAATGAAATTGTAACAGCAGATAGAATACGAGAAGATAATACATCTTATAATACGTATAAGTTTGTAGGACTTCCTAAAGATCCTGTTTGTGCAGTAAGTTTAAATGCAATCAAAGCTGCTATTTTTCCTGTAAAAAGTAATTATTTATATTTTGTTAGAGAAAACAAAACTGGTCTTCATAAATTTGCAAGTACATTTGAAGAACATCAAGCTAATATAAAAGCAAATGTTGGTGTAGAAAAAACTTATACAAAAGTTAAAGATATTGAAACAAAAATTGATGAAGAAGCTGAAACTATTATGAAAACTGATGTAACAAAACAAAAACCATCTTCAATTAAAGATTTATTTAACAATATAAATTAA